A single region of the Candidatus Sungiibacteriota bacterium genome encodes:
- a CDS encoding AAA family ATPase has translation MTRQKMKYKGIAVFGAPGSGKTTIAKLFLISFPRAKHIEAFDTVINPAASIKERLPENENGFIQQINKIFGTKIDKKISREKARNFFSYLKNRYSSAVIAKTIINIHQERFPGKFIVIAGIRGYRNSTFFKKNGYLVVYLKTPDKHLSARVSKRESFSQKDAEKERQIEERLFSTNKVEKIAHLSFNTAVTKQKEIVAQIRALVEVVECKKCVNTSTNLSNTIGKSGLCDVCERYVKNFSKTPLLKELKFLLSLKNSGKGKYDAMVGISGGKDSTATLYETKSMGFTPLAFSLDTHYYPKHIFPRAKQVAKRLSVDYEKIDARKYMRPVDRACFKKTADLYAEHDSLELKEKFRKWYVEGRRHYSIKCQHTIPFVRTCQLCRRLIVRAYYGEAQKHGVNVIILGINEWAGLSQDSESKKFVFSAIRKLQPFKNKPPVYIVHLPFLLQRKIKDTGKILRKLGWKIPRGERLIESNANSCLFAKAAENKARRMLGFHPDATRLAREVTVGFISKKQARLALEKIHNYNKSVRQVLKEAEII, from the coding sequence ATGACAAGACAAAAAATGAAATACAAAGGAATAGCGGTTTTCGGAGCCCCCGGAAGCGGCAAGACGACCATAGCCAAATTATTCTTGATTTCTTTTCCTAGAGCAAAACACATTGAAGCGTTTGATACAGTTATCAACCCTGCCGCTTCCATTAAAGAAAGATTGCCAGAAAACGAAAATGGTTTTATCCAACAAATCAATAAAATTTTTGGGACAAAAATTGATAAGAAGATTTCTCGCGAAAAGGCGCGTAATTTTTTCAGTTATCTCAAAAACCGCTATTCCTCGGCGGTTATTGCGAAAACAATAATCAATATCCATCAAGAAAGATTTCCTGGAAAATTTATTGTTATTGCAGGAATTAGAGGTTACCGAAACTCAACTTTTTTCAAAAAGAATGGATACCTTGTTGTCTATTTGAAAACTCCCGATAAACATCTTTCAGCGCGTGTTTCAAAACGAGAAAGTTTTTCACAAAAGGATGCCGAAAAAGAGCGGCAAATTGAGGAGCGGCTTTTTTCAACGAACAAGGTTGAAAAAATTGCTCACCTATCTTTCAATACAGCGGTGACTAAACAAAAAGAAATTGTTGCTCAAATTAGAGCGTTAGTCGAGGTAGTTGAGTGTAAAAAATGTGTGAATACCAGCACTAATTTATCCAACACTATCGGGAAATCTGGTTTATGCGATGTATGCGAACGATATGTGAAAAATTTTAGCAAAACTCCATTACTAAAGGAGTTGAAATTTTTACTTTCGCTCAAAAATTCAGGTAAGGGTAAGTATGACGCAATGGTCGGTATATCTGGCGGAAAGGACAGCACGGCAACCCTCTATGAAACTAAGAGCATGGGCTTTACCCCTCTCGCTTTTTCCTTAGACACTCATTATTACCCTAAGCACATTTTCCCAAGAGCAAAACAAGTTGCAAAGAGATTGAGTGTTGATTATGAAAAAATAGATGCGAGAAAGTATATGCGTCCAGTTGATCGTGCTTGTTTTAAAAAAACGGCAGATTTATATGCCGAGCATGATTCTTTAGAACTGAAAGAGAAATTCAGAAAATGGTATGTGGAAGGTAGAAGACACTATTCAATCAAATGCCAGCATACAATCCCGTTTGTGAGAACTTGCCAACTATGCAGGCGGCTTATTGTTCGTGCCTACTACGGGGAAGCCCAAAAACATGGGGTGAATGTAATTATTCTCGGAATTAATGAGTGGGCCGGATTAAGCCAAGATAGTGAGTCGAAAAAGTTTGTTTTTTCGGCGATTCGGAAATTACAGCCATTCAAAAACAAGCCGCCTGTCTATATCGTTCATCTGCCGTTTCTTTTGCAAAGAAAAATTAAAGATACGGGAAAGATTTTAAGAAAATTAGGGTGGAAAATTCCACGAGGCGAAAGGTTGATTGAATCAAATGCAAACTCTTGTCTATTTGCAAAAGCGGCAGAAAATAAAGCAAGACGAATGCTTGGTTTTCATCCAGACGCTACGCGTCTGGCGCGCGAAGTTACAGTAGGATTTATCAGTAAGAAACAAGCGAGACTAGCTTTGGAGAAAATTCATAACTATAATAAAAGCGTCAGACAGGTTTTGAAAGAAGCTGAAATTATCTGA
- a CDS encoding non-canonical purine NTP pyrophosphatase has translation MPKADPPLLTLAEDAGLEVDILNGRPGVYTARYAPGTDEDRYRKLLSELQNVSEEKRTARFRATIAIYDPSNDKVRTCEGIYEGRIALEPIGNNGFGYDPIFYNEELNKTNAQMTMEEKNKVSHRGKALRKAKIILQRDFL, from the coding sequence GTGCCTAAGGCAGATCCGCCTCTGCTAACGCTTGCGGAAGATGCTGGCCTAGAAGTTGACATACTGAATGGAAGGCCTGGCGTATATACCGCAAGGTACGCACCGGGCACAGACGAGGATAGATATCGGAAATTGCTGAGCGAACTTCAAAATGTATCAGAGGAAAAACGCACAGCGCGTTTTAGGGCGACTATAGCAATTTATGATCCTAGCAATGACAAAGTAAGAACGTGTGAGGGTATTTATGAAGGGAGAATCGCGTTAGAACCGATAGGCAACAACGGCTTCGGATATGACCCAATTTTTTACAACGAGGAACTTAACAAAACAAATGCTCAAATGACGATGGAAGAAAAGAATAAAGTAAGCCATCGTGGAAAGGCGTTACGAAAAGCAAAAATAATTCTGCAACGTGATTTTTTATGA
- a CDS encoding DUF47 family protein codes for MTLQDRQFDVTVDLRSWGIRAVGIGSSFSSLTRKIFLKKGDDFFELFSQQVILVGQAAKILGVMVSQPSQAVVLYPQLKEIEVAGDDYLRIVYETVAHRFVTPIDREDIILLARNLDDIIDTVDSVGKRMAVLSKRLMGSFKIFDPLLLPTEKLTRVLAAATKELPRAIKHLSKSQRMPEVHSVIHALENQADEFWDGEGGIRDLYYQFLIEKPGQALTRSDLLLGEWVILSHAIEDATDLVKNTVDHIATVIEKFA; via the coding sequence TTGACCTTGCAAGATCGTCAATTTGATGTTACGGTGGACTTACGGTCATGGGGGATAAGGGCAGTGGGCATTGGTTCGTCATTTTCCAGCCTGACAAGAAAGATTTTTTTAAAAAAAGGCGACGACTTCTTTGAACTTTTTAGTCAGCAGGTCATCCTTGTTGGACAAGCAGCAAAAATCCTCGGCGTTATGGTTTCTCAACCTAGTCAGGCCGTCGTTCTCTACCCACAGCTGAAAGAGATTGAGGTCGCCGGAGATGACTATCTGCGTATAGTTTACGAAACCGTTGCGCACCGCTTCGTTACTCCAATTGACCGTGAGGATATAATACTTCTTGCCCGAAACCTTGATGATATAATTGACACGGTTGACTCGGTTGGAAAGCGAATGGCTGTTTTATCCAAAAGACTCATGGGATCTTTTAAAATTTTTGACCCATTGCTTCTCCCAACCGAAAAGCTGACACGGGTTTTAGCGGCAGCAACCAAAGAGCTTCCCCGCGCGATTAAACATCTTTCCAAGTCCCAAAGAATGCCGGAGGTGCACTCGGTAATTCATGCCCTTGAAAATCAGGCTGATGAGTTCTGGGACGGCGAGGGCGGAATACGTGACCTCTACTACCAGTTTCTTATAGAAAAACCCGGCCAAGCCTTAACCCGTTCCGACCTGCTGCTTGGTGAGTGGGTAATTCTTTCCCACGCGATTGAAGACGCCACAGACTTAGTTAAAAATACGGTTGATCATATAGCCACGGTCATTGAAAAATTTGCATAG
- a CDS encoding PrsW family intramembrane metalloprotease, with product MAAVIATNLGYILLTFIPPVLWLLFYLREDRHPEPKVLLIITFLGGIAAALLAAVVEIFLVGKGGAVSSFITLEKNALLFFLIIALVEEYIKYLPVKLLITKRPDFDEPIDAMIYMMTAALGFAAIENSLFIMPLFREGIFAGLEVAANRFLGANLLHALSSGIVGFFLARAFFSPRHHHFVALGVIVASILHALFNYLILVRELLPQSTFYIILLLSIMAVMVFIDFERLKNNPKTKD from the coding sequence ATGGCCGCGGTAATAGCAACTAATCTTGGTTATATCCTCCTTACTTTTATCCCTCCGGTATTGTGGCTTTTGTTTTATTTGCGCGAAGACAGACACCCGGAACCAAAAGTTTTGTTAATAATTACTTTCTTGGGGGGCATTGCTGCGGCCCTTTTGGCGGCGGTGGTGGAAATTTTTCTCGTTGGCAAGGGTGGGGCCGTATCTTCTTTCATCACCTTGGAAAAAAACGCTCTTTTGTTCTTTTTGATAATCGCCTTGGTGGAAGAATATATAAAATATCTTCCGGTAAAGCTGCTGATAACGAAGCGGCCAGACTTTGACGAACCGATAGATGCTATGATTTATATGATGACGGCCGCCCTTGGTTTTGCGGCCATAGAAAATTCGCTTTTTATTATGCCGCTTTTCCGGGAGGGTATTTTTGCGGGACTCGAGGTGGCAGCTAACCGGTTTCTGGGCGCCAATCTCTTACACGCACTCTCCTCGGGAATAGTGGGATTCTTTTTGGCCCGCGCTTTTTTCTCGCCGCGCCATCACCATTTTGTTGCTCTGGGAGTCATAGTAGCTTCCATCTTGCATGCACTTTTTAACTATCTTATACTGGTAAGAGAACTATTGCCGCAGAGTACATTTTACATTATTCTTCTTCTTTCTATAATGGCGGTAATGGTGTTTATTGATTTTGAAAGATTAAAAAATAATCCAAAGACTAAAGACTAA
- a CDS encoding patatin-like phospholipase family protein, with protein MKEGPPNNIKRETAGSAEEIPAEFEFHQQRFEKMAKEFNERGLLQKVMDWRRGIGWKAQMTAMDFAHEEALRDNADFERRRTEEFQAWERNLRSVLDHLIQRRDGKEERPRKFVLLILGGGMKGPYSAGQALGLHEVGLGRAFDVVVGISAGAGTAAYFSAGKEQAQIGTSLFYEECTTKDFIDFRRLHQIMNVDFIAKAMRHGPKTLDQKAIMDSPQELYVGVTDPKTFKSKFIDVKTATPDMISPFHASMAAPIAYRKAVEVNDGRYVDGAFDPMPVEKVIEQFQPTDILILPNTPFDRMDAFETTPGEYLVSELIEGASKVIPAASLGTVEKFLRIKEQIRKSLEFIQKQKGVNIGILWPRDSGLTNVTTDAVRIKAAVLESARGVIKEFGAQQPREIELFESKN; from the coding sequence ATGAAAGAAGGCCCACCAAATAATATAAAAAGGGAGACAGCTGGCTCCGCCGAGGAGATTCCGGCAGAATTTGAATTTCATCAACAGCGATTTGAGAAAATGGCAAAGGAGTTTAATGAACGGGGGCTGCTGCAAAAAGTTATGGACTGGAGACGCGGAATCGGATGGAAAGCGCAAATGACGGCAATGGACTTTGCACACGAGGAGGCCCTGCGAGATAATGCTGATTTTGAACGGAGGAGAACCGAAGAGTTTCAAGCCTGGGAGAGAAATCTAAGGTCGGTTTTAGATCATCTTATCCAAAGACGGGACGGTAAAGAAGAAAGGCCACGAAAGTTTGTTCTCCTAATACTAGGAGGAGGCATGAAGGGTCCTTATAGCGCTGGACAGGCCTTGGGATTGCACGAAGTTGGTTTGGGTAGAGCATTTGATGTTGTAGTGGGTATTTCTGCCGGAGCCGGCACAGCCGCCTATTTTTCAGCGGGGAAAGAGCAAGCACAAATTGGAACCTCTCTTTTTTATGAAGAGTGCACCACAAAAGATTTTATTGATTTCAGGCGCTTACATCAGATTATGAACGTCGATTTTATCGCCAAGGCAATGCGCCACGGTCCAAAAACTCTTGACCAAAAAGCGATTATGGATTCGCCGCAAGAACTCTATGTCGGTGTTACTGATCCCAAGACATTCAAATCGAAATTCATAGATGTAAAAACAGCTACACCCGATATGATAAGCCCGTTTCATGCCTCTATGGCTGCCCCGATTGCTTATCGAAAAGCGGTTGAGGTGAATGACGGACGATATGTTGACGGAGCCTTTGATCCTATGCCGGTTGAAAAAGTGATTGAACAATTTCAACCGACAGATATATTAATTTTACCAAATACACCCTTTGACCGAATGGACGCATTTGAAACGACCCCCGGCGAATATCTCGTATCGGAGCTTATCGAAGGAGCTTCCAAAGTCATCCCAGCAGCTTCATTAGGAACAGTAGAAAAATTCTTACGAATCAAAGAACAAATTAGGAAATCGCTTGAGTTTATACAAAAGCAAAAAGGCGTAAATATCGGTATTCTCTGGCCGCGAGATTCCGGCCTAACCAATGTCACAACCGATGCCGTTAGAATAAAAGCTGCAGTATTAGAATCAGCGCGCGGGGTTATTAAAGAGTTTGGTGCTCAACAACCCAGAGAGATAGAACTATTTGAATCCAAAAACTGA
- a CDS encoding HD domain-containing protein gives MEIPQEVHSIISALQNAGHQAFIVGGCVRDLLRGEKPKDWDVTTSAKPEEILKLFSRRPILEVGKEVGTPTPDVGAGAFYENKFLTVTVRTESKDQTLQEIEITTFRAEGKYTDKRHPDSVRFAETLEEDLSRRDFTINAIAMALDLSLVDPHEGQKDLEKKLIRAVGDPEKRFEEDALRMIRAVRFAVELSAQGGPVSGWEIEEKTREAILHNAGSLTFIAKERIRDEFIKILGTPQAKEGVELLHELGLLKHFLSEVEEGIGVENRPKIFTIWEHNLKALEYGAKSKFPLDVRIAALLHDVGKPATKGPMKNNEWTFYGHDVVGAKMATAILGRLHFPHAAIEKIAKLIRWHLFKYDPDEGITDSSVRRLIRHVGAENMEDLVKVRICDRMGMGVPKAVPYRLRHFQFRVEKILREEEAPTPKMLKVNGEDVMRILEISPGPKVGHVLEVLLQEVIDEPTKNTKEKLEARIQELGKLSDEELVKIAEVAETKVEMTEDERISGIKAKYYVK, from the coding sequence ATAGAAATTCCTCAAGAGGTACATAGCATAATCAGTGCCCTACAAAACGCTGGCCACCAAGCGTTTATTGTTGGTGGATGCGTACGGGATTTATTAAGGGGCGAGAAGCCCAAAGATTGGGATGTAACTACTTCGGCCAAACCCGAAGAAATTTTGAAACTTTTTTCCCGACGCCCCATTCTTGAAGTGGGTAAAGAAGTCGGGACCCCGACTCCCGACGTCGGGGCCGGAGCTTTTTACGAAAATAAGTTTCTCACGGTAACCGTAAGAACAGAATCTAAAGACCAGACTCTTCAAGAAATTGAAATTACCACTTTTCGCGCTGAAGGGAAGTATACCGACAAGAGACACCCCGACTCGGTAAGATTTGCCGAAACGCTGGAAGAGGATTTATCGCGGCGCGATTTTACCATAAATGCGATTGCCATGGCGCTTGATTTAAGTCTGGTTGATCCCCATGAAGGACAAAAAGATTTAGAAAAAAAATTGATCCGCGCCGTGGGCGATCCGGAAAAAAGATTTGAGGAAGACGCTCTGCGCATGATAAGGGCAGTGCGATTTGCTGTGGAGCTTTCCGCCCAAGGCGGACCAGTCTCTGGCTGGGAAATTGAAGAGAAAACGCGCGAGGCAATTTTACATAACGCCGGCAGCCTAACCTTTATTGCCAAAGAGCGCATTCGGGACGAGTTTATAAAAATTCTTGGGACGCCCCAAGCCAAAGAAGGGGTTGAGTTGCTGCACGAGCTTGGTCTTCTTAAGCACTTTTTGTCTGAAGTTGAAGAAGGAATCGGCGTAGAAAACCGGCCAAAAATTTTTACAATCTGGGAACACAACCTGAAGGCGTTGGAGTACGGCGCTAAATCCAAGTTTCCGCTTGATGTTCGGATTGCCGCGCTTCTGCACGACGTTGGAAAGCCGGCCACCAAAGGTCCGATGAAAAATAACGAATGGACTTTTTACGGGCATGATGTGGTGGGCGCAAAAATGGCCACTGCGATTTTAGGGCGGCTCCATTTTCCACACGCCGCTATTGAGAAAATTGCCAAACTCATTCGCTGGCATCTTTTTAAGTACGATCCGGACGAAGGAATTACTGATTCATCGGTTCGGAGACTTATACGTCACGTGGGCGCAGAAAATATGGAGGATTTAGTTAAAGTGCGGATTTGTGACCGGATGGGTATGGGTGTGCCTAAAGCCGTTCCCTATCGTCTGCGCCACTTTCAGTTTCGTGTTGAGAAAATTTTGCGGGAGGAAGAGGCGCCAACGCCCAAAATGCTTAAAGTAAACGGCGAGGATGTTATGAGGATTTTAGAAATTTCTCCGGGGCCGAAAGTAGGACACGTGCTTGAAGTTTTGCTGCAGGAAGTTATTGACGAACCAACAAAAAACACCAAAGAAAAACTTGAGGCGCGTATTCAAGAACTCGGCAAGCTTTCGGATGAGGAGCTTGTAAAGATCGCCGAGGTGGCAGAAACTAAGGTGGAGATGACCGAAGACGAAAGAATTTCGGGGATCAAGGCAAAATATTATGTTAAATAA
- a CDS encoding NYN domain-containing protein — MSIIKHKAQRVAVLIDVQNMYHSAKNLYNARVNFKEVVKSVVAGRELVRAIAYVIRTESGEEKPFLEALTKVGIETKIKDLQIFPGGMKKADWDVGMAIDAVRLADSFINAVILVSGDGDFVPLVEHLKGKGIQVEVVAFARSTSQRLQEAAEDFLDLGSDPRKFLLKISK, encoded by the coding sequence ATGTCAATCATCAAACATAAAGCCCAGCGCGTTGCGGTTCTGATTGACGTGCAAAACATGTATCATTCAGCCAAGAATCTTTATAATGCACGGGTTAACTTCAAAGAAGTCGTAAAGTCCGTCGTGGCGGGACGCGAACTCGTACGCGCCATTGCTTACGTTATAAGGACAGAGTCCGGCGAAGAAAAACCATTTCTTGAGGCCTTAACCAAAGTAGGGATTGAAACCAAAATAAAAGACCTGCAGATATTTCCCGGGGGAATGAAAAAAGCCGACTGGGACGTGGGCATGGCCATAGACGCGGTCAGACTTGCGGACTCTTTTATAAACGCCGTAATTCTGGTCAGTGGGGACGGGGATTTTGTGCCGCTGGTAGAGCATCTAAAGGGAAAGGGCATACAGGTTGAGGTGGTTGCTTTTGCACGCTCTACTTCTCAAAGATTGCAGGAGGCGGCTGAAGACTTTCTGGATCTTGGGTCTGATCCGAGGAAATTTCTTTTAAAAATTAGTAAATAA
- a CDS encoding alanine--glyoxylate aminotransferase family protein — MKKIIRFTPGPTETPNWVYRAMQDHSMHHFSKEYQKCAEEVREKLRKLFGAPNAEVLFFSAAGSNMMEAVLTNFLERINDVVGVINTGSFADRWRTMATQHNAEIFEYKKLWGLTYSYSDLELLLDVLAARPKLLLAQAADTSTGIRNDLKILGRLARARSPATLFAVDAVLEGGISKIKMDEDDIDILIGASQKAFALPPGLAYILLNPRARKVLMEKPLGFPAWPFNFQQELKFLKECGRPRFTPPIDHVAGLNAVLDYILERESNWYLQHKLRAATLRRELVQLGFALFTADTPTNGLSVLSVPGDQNSQEIAAQVLREGYLIAQGLGPIENSTIRIAHFEGTREYDEGLLTAFRKILR; from the coding sequence TTGAAAAAAATAATCCGTTTTACTCCCGGACCAACAGAAACACCGAATTGGGTATATCGTGCCATGCAGGATCATTCTATGCACCATTTCTCTAAAGAATACCAAAAATGCGCCGAAGAGGTACGAGAAAAACTAAGAAAACTTTTTGGCGCGCCCAACGCCGAAGTTCTTTTCTTTTCGGCTGCCGGAAGCAACATGATGGAGGCAGTGCTTACCAACTTTTTGGAGCGCATAAATGACGTGGTTGGCGTCATCAACACCGGCAGCTTTGCAGATCGTTGGCGCACTATGGCTACACAACATAATGCAGAAATATTCGAATATAAAAAATTATGGGGACTGACCTACTCATATTCCGATTTGGAACTTCTGCTTGATGTTCTGGCCGCACGTCCCAAACTTTTACTGGCGCAGGCGGCTGACACCTCAACGGGTATTCGTAACGATCTGAAAATTTTGGGCAGGCTGGCAAGAGCCCGTTCCCCCGCAACACTATTTGCGGTGGATGCGGTGCTTGAGGGCGGCATATCCAAAATTAAAATGGACGAAGACGATATTGACATTCTGATTGGGGCAAGCCAAAAAGCATTTGCGCTTCCTCCGGGGCTTGCTTACATTCTTTTGAACCCCCGCGCCCGGAAGGTACTGATGGAAAAGCCCCTTGGGTTTCCTGCTTGGCCGTTTAACTTCCAGCAAGAATTAAAATTTTTGAAAGAATGCGGGCGACCACGTTTTACCCCACCCATTGATCACGTTGCTGGACTCAATGCGGTCCTTGATTATATTCTGGAACGGGAAAGCAACTGGTATCTGCAACACAAGCTCCGTGCCGCAACATTACGCAGAGAACTGGTTCAGTTGGGGTTCGCGCTCTTTACGGCTGATACGCCGACCAACGGACTTAGTGTTTTAAGTGTTCCGGGTGATCAAAATTCCCAAGAAATTGCTGCGCAAGTTCTCCGGGAAGGATATCTCATAGCCCAGGGCCTTGGTCCGATTGAAAATTCCACTATCCGTATCGCCCACTTTGAAGGGACAAGAGAATATGACGAGGGATTGCTTACTGCTTTTAGGAAAATCTTGCGGTAA
- the rpsO gene encoding 30S ribosomal protein S15, which translates to MALTNKDKSKLIEKFRTHGKDTGSTEVQIAILTEEINRLTGHLKKNPKDNHSRRGLLGMVSQRKKLLDYLKESSVRRYNSLIKKLGLKR; encoded by the coding sequence ATGGCCCTTACCAACAAAGATAAATCAAAATTAATAGAAAAGTTCCGGACGCACGGGAAAGACACGGGGTCAACCGAGGTACAGATTGCAATTTTGACCGAAGAAATAAATCGCCTGACCGGACATCTGAAGAAAAATCCCAAAGACAATCATTCCCGTAGGGGGCTTTTAGGGATGGTCTCGCAGCGAAAAAAGTTGCTTGATTATCTAAAGGAGTCCAGCGTCCGCCGCTATAACAGCCTGATTAAAAAACTCGGGCTCAAACGATAA
- a CDS encoding isocitrate lyase/PEP mutase family protein, which produces MSKSLGTRFRELILRPEGVLAFGVESVISAKVAALAGQECIYAGGYAAAGMKGWPDMGVLTMTEMLEHARLISRAVSVPVIADIDDGYGSVLNVKRTVSEFLGTTPVAGLHLEDQKYPKRCGHIAGKAVLGRNEFLGKLRLALKIRDEIDPTRFIIARTDAFGAAGSKKDPVLGGDMEEVVARGVAYLDAGADSVWCEFPRPDRKSATAFAEGVRRVHPQAVLSFNVSASFAWHLEEDVVTQEELNELGYKFLFTTYPSLLENTRAVYELAKAFRERGIGAIIELKQKLAGHPMESFMKTVDVEQYQEMERQYSPDAEDRLKTSEGFKG; this is translated from the coding sequence ATGAGTAAGAGTCTTGGCACTAGATTTAGAGAATTAATTTTACGGCCCGAAGGCGTATTGGCTTTTGGCGTAGAGAGCGTAATAAGTGCTAAGGTTGCGGCTCTGGCGGGTCAGGAGTGTATTTATGCGGGCGGATACGCTGCTGCCGGCATGAAGGGGTGGCCAGACATGGGCGTTCTTACTATGACCGAGATGCTTGAGCATGCACGTCTTATTAGCCGTGCAGTTTCTGTTCCGGTGATTGCCGATATTGACGATGGCTACGGGTCAGTCCTGAATGTGAAGCGTACGGTTAGTGAGTTTTTGGGCACAACTCCGGTTGCGGGTCTTCACCTTGAGGATCAAAAATATCCCAAACGCTGCGGCCACATAGCCGGCAAAGCAGTATTGGGCCGCAATGAATTTTTGGGGAAGCTGCGTCTTGCGCTGAAAATTAGAGACGAGATTGATCCTACGCGCTTTATTATTGCCCGCACCGACGCTTTTGGCGCCGCAGGATCCAAAAAAGATCCGGTTCTCGGCGGGGATATGGAAGAAGTAGTAGCCCGCGGAGTGGCCTATCTTGATGCCGGTGCTGACTCGGTGTGGTGCGAGTTTCCGCGGCCCGACCGAAAAAGCGCTACAGCTTTTGCCGAGGGTGTACGTCGCGTTCATCCGCAGGCCGTGTTAAGTTTCAATGTTTCAGCATCATTTGCGTGGCATTTGGAAGAGGACGTGGTCACCCAAGAAGAGCTTAATGAGTTGGGTTATAAGTTCCTTTTTACTACCTATCCTTCGCTCCTTGAAAACACACGTGCGGTTTATGAGTTAGCCAAGGCATTTCGCGAGCGCGGTATTGGGGCCATTATTGAACTCAAGCAGAAACTCGCCGGTCATCCCATGGAAAGTTTTATGAAAACAGTTGACGTTGAGCAATATCAGGAGATGGAGCGTCAGTACAGTCCGGACGCAGAGGACAGACTGAAAACATCCGAAGGTTTTAAGGGGTAA
- a CDS encoding Hsp20/alpha crystallin family protein, which produces MSTFFEKLTGSRQPLASPTDEIVPLEEKRQSNKKLSMPKEEIPRAHLKIELEDNHPTTDELQEEEGELTVDIYDRGDSVIIQSTVAGVRPEDLDVSLTNDTVTIRGRREKTEEVDEPNYYYKELFWGTFSRSVILPEEIEEDMAEASLKHGLLTIRMPKRRKGVVQKLKVKTV; this is translated from the coding sequence ATGTCTACTTTTTTTGAAAAACTAACAGGCTCAAGGCAGCCTTTGGCGTCGCCAACTGACGAGATTGTGCCGTTGGAAGAAAAAAGGCAATCTAACAAAAAGCTGTCAATGCCCAAAGAAGAAATACCACGCGCCCATTTAAAGATTGAGTTGGAGGATAACCACCCGACGACGGATGAGCTACAGGAAGAGGAGGGCGAACTTACGGTTGATATTTACGATCGCGGCGATTCTGTTATCATTCAGTCTACGGTGGCCGGAGTAAGGCCGGAGGATCTAGACGTTTCCTTGACCAACGACACCGTTACCATCAGGGGTAGAAGGGAAAAAACCGAAGAGGTGGACGAGCCTAATTATTACTACAAGGAACTTTTTTGGGGAACATTTTCACGCTCCGTAATTTTACCGGAGGAGATAGAAGAAGATATGGCGGAGGCATCCTTAAAACACGGCCTTCTCACTATAAGAATGCCTAAACGCCGCAAGGGGGTGGTACAAAAACTAAAGGTGAAAACTGTATAG